Genomic window (Mercenaria mercenaria strain notata unplaced genomic scaffold, MADL_Memer_1 contig_3286, whole genome shotgun sequence):
gcaccataaaccggtttaagctccccagtggtgtttttgagtggctttgagtgtgtgtgtgtgtgttgttcgttttgtcatggtgtgtaagctttgagtgtgtgtgtgtgtgtgtgtgtgtgtggtgcacgcgtttgcgtgctggggggttcgttttgagggggctgcgcttttggtgcgtggcattccctgtttgatatttttctttgtttttagttacTGGTAGCTGATAAACTTACACATTCTACCAATATCCGTATAAGAATCTTGTATGTTTACTGATAGTAACGGTATATGAGAATATTTACATTAGTATACGAAAACTGTCTACATTAATATACTGTTACAATAGTATATGAATAGTTTTTATACTCATTAATGAATACTGTCTTTTAGAAGCTTAAAATAAGTTTCATTTGTACAGTGTCTTTATATGCAGAACAGCATAGTGATGCAGCGTGATTGCGGACACGTTATCGTTAGATCCAGGTTACATGTTAGTTTGATGATTGTCAGGACTTGATGGTGGCCGGTGCGAGGCGTTACCAACGGTTAGGGAGGTAGTGTGCACCGTCTGACTATGGCTAATCTTTACCTTGGAAACTAGCACTTAATTGTTCCCCTATATATTTtcgtgtgtgtattttttttgtagtttttctgtatatttttcactgtatatacattatatacttaagcatggtgacgtactatttacacctagaacaaacacacaccacaaacattctgtctacaagtataactaaatttgcaccgcttttcgtcaaactttatcacatgtacgcagatatatatgatatacaaaatatcgcaagtatttcaatacttatgctcGGCCAGCACAAGCTTCAACCAACAGccattcaaaaccaaacaattaatctGAAAAACTCAGAGCAATATATATATTCGAACGATACACcaccaaactgcagaaaatcaatttatacaccTCTAAAACACAAAAGAACCCATCAACACACACATTCAAACAACCAGCCAAATCATAAACTTCAATTCACAAAAGAACCAACAATTCCAACCTTCAACAACCAAGTATCAGCTTCAAAACAAAACCACGATTAAACaaccaaacaaccaaaatattcgccgagcaattcaacaattatgtacaataaaatgtacgccaccaatctccaacaaataaatcaagaaacaaatctttccttCGAAAATCGAGCAACCAATTGACTCTAAACAACGTTAAAAATACTGCATGTATAGCATGCGTCTTTCTCTCGCTAAAGCGCGACCAAAACTGATAAACTCTcctaaaattgtgtaaaattctATGTACCTGTCAACACCTAATTACTTTTGcccactctctctctctataCTGTAGGGAATATTTTATCAACTAGGGTTAACAAGCCGTACAATATAGCGTATAGATAAACTTGTTTTAAGCTGCTGTTTAAGCTAGCgtacagtataaatttacaaCTTGTGGTTgaacgccgttttgcaacaggCAGCTACGAATTATTCTGACAATGATATAAAACTTTTTCTTTTCCAGAGCTATGTGATTCTATCAAACCGGGATGGAAAACAAGAACCATGGCAATGTAATCAAATCAACAAACGAGTCCTCGGTCAATACATCGTATATTTATGCGGAAATGAAGGAACAAAGGATGACAGTAATAATGCGGGACTTCGAAGACTGCTTCAAAAGGCTATATCAGTTACTGCAGACGAGCAGACGAGTACATTACAAAATGCTGAATTCAAGTTTTATGACGACGCATGCCAAAGATACATAATTCGGTCAGGGGACGGAGAAAACAAATTCACATTTACTTTTAACGAGAAACTAGAACCAGATTTCACAGTACAAAGAAAGtcaatgttgttgaaatattggGACTTGTTAAATAGCACCTGGCCAGTTTCAGCAGGCTATGAAATTTGCGGTTATATGTTTAATCCCGGATAAGATCCGAAACTTCAATGTCAGACACTGACAAAactatttctgatttattaaacaCACGTTTTTTCCTGgcattcaataaaatatatatttcttctttcttGCTTATCATAAGAAGTGTAATCTTACTTCATTCTGAGTTGTTTGCATAAAactgtttgtaaaattattaaaaccattttaaaactgATACATTTGATGAACCTTAAAtactaataatgattattttctttGACAAGTTTGTATATCATTaatcaatatttcattcactttaAGTCTTATAGGCTCTTGAAATGTAAATTGTGAGAAGTCCTAATACATATACCTCTTTTTTTGACGTCGTCACAGACTGGAAACTAGCTAGACCAACATTAAACAAGCCGGAAACTCTCCTGCTTTAAATATAGGCAAAATATTCAGAACGTTTTTGATCTCTATTTCAGTTTTATAGGATAAAATCAGAATGATATCAGATGGATTGTCTACTGTATACTTATGGTGTAACGTACCCTTTGCTTTCTGATAATGGTTTGGAAATAAAAAACTGCAAAACATGTGTACTGCCAAACTTGAAATAGTAAAATTGGAAAGGTACAGATCGCCAAACACaacataaatgatttttttgtgctgcagactcggtttgattgagcctgttcatgcgCGGCAGTGAATATGAAAGCTACCGTCCACTTctccacgtcctctagcccctGGATCAACAGAatgcaacatttacacatgttacaaatattaaaataaaatttaaacaatggATAAAACCTTCCTTTAATGCAATATCTGTCCATTGTCTTCCTAAGCATCAAGAAAATACTACAGGTGACGGAGTCAGCCCTTAGTAGAGTGGATTTTCCAAAATAATCCTGTTATACTTGATAGACtagtttaaaatgaatatatgaatacattttaaaaccattttaaaaggACCGaatcatttaaatgaaaaaaaatcaatattaaaggTAAGGTCTTGTTTATCATAGTGTCACCCATATTGAAAAGGCTATCTAATTTGGTCAATGAGACACCTTAATTGtacgtaccaattacctcccaactcttaccagtcggtaaccattcatttaactagctcgcggctcacgaaccggccttttcggaacgagtgaCCCCATGACAAACATTTCCTGGatgaacgctccccatggggctcgaacctccGACCTCCCGATCCTGAGGTACACGCCTTAATAACTGAGCCACGATGACTGGTAGCTTTGATGCACCCCAACCCTGGTTGCTATATCCTTGAATATCCTTATATTTGATGACAATAAATGCAGGaatcattcttgaaatattttaagcGTGGTTTtggtatatatgtctaaaactaacaacACCCGTGTAATTATAACGGCCACACGTTGAACCGCATATTTCTCAATCAAAAAGTTTCAAGTATTAACCGCCCCTGATTTCTTAAAAGACGTTTCAGCTCAATGACATcataaaacatttcgttttattgCAGTATACAAAATGTTGTTTGTAATTGATTTCGAAGGATGCTAGGTTGCCACGCACATAAATACagtttatacagaatatttttatttaaataaaacaaaatcaccAAAATGTTATTATATGAATATCATATGGCAGAGTGTGTGACATTGATTTTGTccacccgagggcagaatgtcatccgaggcgaaagccgagtggtgacattctgtttcgagagttgacaatatcaatgtagCATACGCTGCCGTTTGATATCTATTTCATTATACTGAACAGAGTTAGGtacatgaaaaagttaaaatgttctaattcttttgtttttctttctgacAGTTACTGTCATCtgaatcgcctgtgtacacaaaaatagtgacgtcactactatttGTGTcgaagggaggcaatcatttcatgatttggctaaaaCATTGAAGCagtttgcccttatatgacattcaaaatgtcAGCTCaatcacatgacctgacagtcactttcgcttggtcacgtgtcaaaaaaaaaagttaaaaatatgtttgatagtcaaaatatttcatttttatcattgcGGACTAAAATGAggtgtaataatatattttagtaTGCACACCTGTGAATAGAGATCTTAAGAACAAGTACTTAACGGTTTCGGCGGGGAGATATACTGTGCTGGGGAATCCATATATGAATATACCATGTCATGTGTgcggtttaaaaataatttgacccagaatgtttctCAGGTGTTGCTCAGGGAAATAGTTTGTCGCCGACACTATTTGCTCTTATTTATCAACGACCTTATGACAAGGTACATACATGTACGGGTGCTCTAACCAACTGAACCACTGAATGTCCCCACTGAGAAATGAGAAATTatgaaagtttttaaatttcCGAGCAAGCTAGATCTTTTTGTAATACGGAATCACCAATAAGAAATTCCAAATTCATTATTCTGATATCATACTAAGGACACCCTAATGGGTGAAAGGGTAACctgctttaacatatttttccACATTTCTGGGAATAAACATGATGTGTAGCATaccaaaatgaaagtgaaagatTGAACTATACCATAGCtgtattttaatgacattttatgcatcatgattcttttaaaataacacaatatatatatatatatatatatatatatatatatatatatatatatatatatatatatatatatatatatatatatatatcattaaacagatTCAGACATCAGTACTTCTAGCCAAAATCTTGTGTGCAGTGAGGAAGGCCAATAAACTACCAAAAAGAAGCACACATTTTccttaatatgcaagataaagaGTTACagacaaatcaattatttttggttatCTGCTTCGTTCCCCTCagtgaattaaaagtgatatgaTTTTAGAATAggttcatttaatttttaaaataatgtaatacaCTTTTACAGAACACCCGTCGAACGAAACAAATTTTTTGCAATATCCTTCGTTAAATAAAGGAACTAAACACTTCACCAAACtgtaaaatgaagaaatataaaatgagaaATAAATCTTTAGGTTCCATATTAAAGCAAGAACGGGCTTCCCTTATTTGTCTGCCAACGAATCAGACTACTTCTACTTTTTCCATTCCGTGTATTGATAGGGtaacaatttgaaaattattcataCTTATTCAAATACTAGTAATAAGCCCTCTCTACCAAGATAGTCAGTCAAAATTTAACTGGTGAATATTACTCATATAATTTCGATTACACCAAAGCAATATAACTACCACGCTACGATGACCACATTATAGTTGTTGAGATTCAGGAAATCAAATGCTAAGCTGATGGTTCAGAAATACTGTAACTAAACTTGACTGACAATTCTTTTCAAAAAGGTGTTGTTGTAAACAAATGTAAAGTATTTCCTGTTAATtcatcaaataaatcaaatatattttaacttttaaatttattttttttctttttgcatcaaaagaaaatatccgaaaaaaaatgtcaattgaTCCCTTAGAGTATCCTTAACTTCTGTGAATAGATTGTTTATTTGTATAGAGAAAAAATAATTCCATTCATtgcagtaaataaaaaaatacctttGGTCAGGTATTTTAGAAGTACTACCTATTTGAAAATCTGAGGTCTGTTTATGTACTGACAAATATATACCTTGCTGCATAGATCTGAACAACTTACACATCTTTTCTAGGTCATTAATATGATaggaacaaaaaaacaaatttacatgTTTGGAGTTGCATTTTCTTAGTTTGTCTGGTGAGCACTGCTAATCTCAAAATATCTCGtcacattaattttaatgaaaaaatacgaTCGCAAAAAAAAAGCATAAACGCATTTAATAAACATATGTATCTGATTAGCCAAATATTCTATGGGAAAATGGTTATATTGCGTACCCTTGGTGACCATGGCTGATGAATGTTAACAGAAtgataaacagtatttattacgGTCCTAATCATTCCAGTCTTATCCGAATTTGTGCATCTCGTCATTTTTACGCTTTATTAGCTTATTGCACCTTACAGAATAAATACGCTTTCTTCATGATATACCAGATGTAGGACGGAAAGGAAGACAAAAGTGTTCTCATTTTACCGCTAACTGTCTCTCTCAGgccatttgataaatattcataacaACTTCTTGTACATTCTATGGGTGTAATGGCTGGAAATTTTGAGTCTACATTAATCCATCTTTTAAAACCCCATTGGTCAGTAAAACTTACAGATCAGACTAGAAAGTACGAATTAAACAAATCTCAAATATCTTTGTCTTGCTtgtttttgaaaagtttattttagTTGCTGTGCAAATTCTTTGGCGGTCGGATCGACCTGTAGCAGATGCACGGATGAGTTACCGACTGCAATGGCGGATGAGCTGAGATCTTGAGTGCCAGCAGTTCTGGCCGACTTGTCCTACAAATCAAGCATCGCATGATATTTTTAACGGAAACGCGCCTTGACCTACCTTTTCAACGCTTTGGAACCATTCTTATAGCTTAGtgcatttagattttttttgattttttgaaagatATTCACCTTTTGATGTAAACATCATATTCGAAAGTACGTAATGATGGCGTCCGATGTTTGGATTTAAGTTAGCAATATAGCAGGAACGGCAGTATTACTCTTGTTACTGTTATAACTTTACAATAGAAACAGAAGTAATACTGCTGTTTCTGCGGTAACTTCCAGCAATAGTAGCAGTAATACTGAAGTCACTGCTATAGCTttccagcagtagtagcagtattactgctgttactgctatgaTAGTAATAGGCGTAACAGTAGtaatactgctactactgctggaaAGGCATAGCAGTTTTAGCAGTAAATGCTTCTTGCTGCTATTACTGTATGCAGTtttagcagtaacagcagtattactgctgttCTATGTTGGAAGTCATATCATTTACAACAGTAGTTGGAAGTTGAACGACatacaatatgaaataaattttatgaattaatgttgattttttgtcaaatctgttttaaatacaattttactCTTCTTTTATGTGTCAGGATATGGTATCGATACCCTTTTACTGTTGTAATCTTTAACGTTTAAGTGAGTTTGAAGATGCATTGCACGATTGCGACATATTGTTTTTATGTTTGCCCAACAGCGAGTACATATTACATTGCCGACTGATCTACAGGATACCGACGGCAAATGTCAAAAGATTGCCTCAATACGAAATTTGAACATTTCTGTGCCTAGATACTGCTGCATTCTGAACCAAACAAAAGACTTGAGCCAGGAATTTGTCATGGAGTTTCTTGAAATACAAGATAAAGGAAATTTAGCAAGCTATGCATTATGCGCCGAGGAAAAATGGTAAAATAGTTAAACATCGTAACAATTAGAATTTCCTGATAAATCTATACTTTAAGGTCTAAAGGAGGAATATAGGATGAATTAAACCATTTGAATATATTTCTGGTAAGAACGTACAAGTAAATGTCAGGCGCGTAGCTGCTTTAACGCAGATAtacagctgcgtagtgaaaatctggcaagcatacacaattaAACTGGCTAATTTATTGACCAAGAAGTTTGTATCATGCAACAGAAATAacttgctttctttatgtttgtttgaagtacagtaagCTTTAGTAATAGTAAATTGGTTTATATAATTAGTtgatttaaaggtggataatcagattttggtcatgtaacggatttgttcgaaactttagcatctgatcatttacactcatttatgttcacttaacacttaatacaaattagattttcactggaggtatttttaaaatttcattttcctatcctggttgcccaaccaagatagagttattttatcataagtataaatttgataaacatactttgcctaaggaaatgtataaatattagacatattgtaatatatttgtaaaatatttgcattaaaaattatgtatttagatggaattcattagaaacgcaagtttgaaaaattattattacctccctttgcctatcttggttgcgcaaccaagatagattggaaataaatgaattcagaagctacacacagcttttaaacttgcattttggttcagattgttcaatagttgatatgtctatcaaatgcaaatgtaaaactagacattgtatcgaaataaaaagaaatacccagctttttatatactttcatattaaaggggagtaattacaaaattttataaaaatgataaaatatacatttcaaataggaatctaactctatgtaatcggtctttttgttccttaaatacttctctaccagaatatacaaaaagtaaaaaatgtcattaaatgttgtttaaatgtgattgaccacctttaacgtgcattgaaattcatcAATAAATGCCTTTGTAGTTTATGACAATTAAAGTAGAGTCATTGTCCtactatttgaatttttttattttgtaataatcctgaccatgtcAAATATTACATTCATACGCCGTCTGTGCTAACGGTATGCGAGTcaattttctataatttataataaaattataatcgATGTTAAAAACTGATGAACTGTTAGGTTAGTTGAGAAATCGCCATGGATACATTTTCAgggctaaaagcttttgaataggacaatTTGTATCACATTGCAGACGTAAATTGTCACGCATAATAATTATTACGTAATTTTCAGATATACCATAGATACATCTTATAATTGTACTAATGTGTATGCAATTATTAATTATTCCATGGTCccaatgttgtagaaaataaaatattatagaaatcaaataattacacccAGTTAAATCCTACGCGTATTGCCGCAATGTTTGACACCTGTACTAGTCATGAAAACTTATATCATACACCACCACAATAATTTTGGGTCTCattgtttagctgattttgcagtttgtgtgtttgactgaaaataacaTGGGTTGTATgcgtttgaaaagaaaataagtgtCAGTAGTGAATCTATAAATAGATTCATAGTGCTAGCTATCTTCGGATATAATGACTATTATggtttttgtttcaatatgatgGTCTTGATTATATAAGGGTATGTGTTTTGTATGTGACTGTTTTAAGTAACATCCTTAACGTGATGTAATCAATTATTTCgccaatttcaaataaaaataaatttttggcagccatcttgaagattttggcggccatattgatttttaaatacaAACCGCAGACATATTCGAGCGTAAGATATATTCCACTATtattccaaagcttttttttacAGGATACACACACTTATTTGCATTTTCTTAGTACACTGAATTAGGGCGGCTATCTTGGATATTTGCGGCCATCTTAAATATCCACAAACCGCTTCTCAGTCTTAAATGAAGCGTATAATATTTATGTACCACCATGTCAAGTTTCATACATGCCACAGAAGGTGCACAACTCGTCCCATTTTATGCACGGATTTCTTTGACTATTTGAGTAATGT
Coding sequences:
- the LOC128552913 gene encoding uncharacterized protein LOC128552913 isoform X1 gives rise to the protein MENGEDTLQSYVILSNRDGKQEPWQCNQINKRVLGQYIVYLCGNEGTKDDSNNAGLRRLLQKAISVTADEQTSTLQNAEFKFYDDACQRYIIRSGDGENKFTFTFNEKLEPDFTVQRKSMLLKYWDLLNSTWPVSAGYEICGYMFNPG
- the LOC128552913 gene encoding uncharacterized protein LOC128552913 isoform X2, whose amino-acid sequence is MGEESYVILSNRDGKQEPWQCNQINKRVLGQYIVYLCGNEGTKDDSNNAGLRRLLQKAISVTADEQTSTLQNAEFKFYDDACQRYIIRSGDGENKFTFTFNEKLEPDFTVQRKSMLLKYWDLLNSTWPVSAGYEICGYMFNPG